GGCATGGCCGGGCAGTGGGATTTCCTGCAAAATCTTTTCCAGAGAGAGTTTTTCCTGGAGCAGGACCGCTCCTCGAAAAGTTTCATGGGGGCCAACCTGAAGATATTTGTGGAGGAGGGCATTTTGTCGCCCCAAGCCTCCAGGCCCGACTCCTACCAGATCACCTCCAAGGGCTTCAGAAAGCTTCGGCTGTTCGCGGGCTTTGTCATGACCTATTTTGAGTCCTACCTGATCGTCCTGCGCTATCTGGCCAAGGCCCCGGACAAACAGATGAAAACCCGGGACGCCTTGAAAAAAATCACGGCGGTGGGAAACCGCATGTATAAAACCGATCAGATCGAACGGCCCGAGGCCCTTTCGGAGATCAACTGTAAAAACGCCCTGGCTTTTTTCGCCTCCCGGGGAATCGAGAGCGAAAAAGACGCTGACAAAATTCCGTTTTACGAAACCCGAATCAAACGATACATCAATCTGCTTTGAAGATGAACGCCCTGATACTGGCCGCCGGTTTCGGCTCCCGGCTCCTTCCGTACACCCGGGCCATTCCCAAACCCCTGTTTCCCCTGGGGGGGAGAACGGTGATGGACCGGATCATCGAGGCCCTGGAACAGGCCGGCTGTGAGCGGATTGTGATCAACACCCACCATCTCCATGACCGGATCGAGGCCCATCTGGCGAAAAAAACCTTTCGCGCCGCCGTGTCCACCCTTCATGAGCCGGTGATCGAGGGAACCGGCGGCGCCATTCGAAACGCGGCGGCCTTTCTGGGGGACGGGCCGTTTCTGGCCGTCAACGCCGACATTGTCACGGACCTGGATTTCGCCCGGCTGTTTGATTTTCACACGGCCCATTCCCATCCCGTCACCCTGGCTCTCCATGACCGCCCCGGCTTTGACCCCGAGTTTTACCGGGTGGAGACGGACGAAGACCGTTTCATCCGCCGCTTTGACCGGCCGGGCCAAAAAGGCGCCCTGGCCTTTTCCGGCGTCCAGGCGCTGGATCCGGAGATCGCCTCCTTTATCCCGGAAAAGGGTTTCTCCCACAGCATTGACATCTATGAAAAGATGATTGAAAAAGGCGTGGGGATCAAGGCGTTTGTGGCCCGGGACATGCGCTGGAACGACATCGGGACGCCTGAGCGCTACCGGGAGGAGGCCTTTTTTCATCTGGCGCCCGAAGCCTTCAGGCGGGCGGGCTTTCCCGGCGCCCCAAACGGTCTCAAAACCCTTCCCCTGGCCGGGGACGGCTCGGACCGGGTCTGGACCCGGACGATTTGGGGAGAAAAAACCATCATCGCGGCCGACCACGGCATCCAGCCCGCCATGGACCCGGGCAAAACCCGGGAGATCGACTCCTTTGTCCGCATCGGCCGCCACCTGCGCGCGAAAAACACGCCGGTCCCGGAAATTTATCTCCACGATCCTTTTTCGGGCCTGGCCTTCATGGAGGATTTGGGCGACACGCGCCTGGAATCCCATGTCAGGGCCATGACGGACCCGGGAGAAATCGCGTCATGCTACCAAAAAATCATCGAGCTTCTGGTCCGGATGTCCGTGGAGGGGGCCGACGGTTTTAAGCCCTCGCTCACCTGGCAGACCCCGGCCTACGACCGGGAGGTGATCCTGGAAAAGGAATGCCGGTATTTTTTAGACGCCTTTTTAAACCCGCGCCTGGGAAAAAAAACGCCGTTCTCCTTTTTTGAAAACGAGTTCGAGGCCCTGGCCGAAAACGCCCTGAAGTTCGCCGTGAACGGGTTCATGCACCGGGATTTTCAATCCCGAAACATCATGGTGAAAGACGGCCGGTTTTACTTCATCGATTTCCAGGGGGGCCGCCTGGGTCCCATCCAGTATGACCTGGCCTCCCTTCTGATCGACCCCTATGTCGGGCTTTCACCCGACATCCGGGACCTTCTTTTGACCCATTGCTTTGACGCTCTTTCGGCCCGGCGCCCGGTGGACCGCGCGGCGTTTTTTTCAGGCTGCCATTACTGCGCCCTGGCCCGAAATCTCCAGATGCTCGGGGCCTTCGCCCATCTTTCCGGGGTCAAAGGCAAAACCGGTTTCGCCCGGCATATTCCCCGGGCGCTTCAAACCCTTAAAAAGAGCCTGGACCGGTTCAAAGACGCTGAATTTCCCCGGCTCAAAGCGGCGGTGGGGGAAGTGGCCCTTTAATTTTTTGTCATTTTCACATGGAAAGGAACACA
This genomic interval from Candidatus Desulfarcum epimagneticum contains the following:
- a CDS encoding conserved hypothetical protein (Evidence 4 : Unknown function but conserved in other organisms) — encoded protein: MNALILAAGFGSRLLPYTRAIPKPLFPLGGRTVMDRIIEALEQAGCERIVINTHHLHDRIEAHLAKKTFRAAVSTLHEPVIEGTGGAIRNAAAFLGDGPFLAVNADIVTDLDFARLFDFHTAHSHPVTLALHDRPGFDPEFYRVETDEDRFIRRFDRPGQKGALAFSGVQALDPEIASFIPEKGFSHSIDIYEKMIEKGVGIKAFVARDMRWNDIGTPERYREEAFFHLAPEAFRRAGFPGAPNGLKTLPLAGDGSDRVWTRTIWGEKTIIAADHGIQPAMDPGKTREIDSFVRIGRHLRAKNTPVPEIYLHDPFSGLAFMEDLGDTRLESHVRAMTDPGEIASCYQKIIELLVRMSVEGADGFKPSLTWQTPAYDREVILEKECRYFLDAFLNPRLGKKTPFSFFENEFEALAENALKFAVNGFMHRDFQSRNIMVKDGRFYFIDFQGGRLGPIQYDLASLLIDPYVGLSPDIRDLLLTHCFDALSARRPVDRAAFFSGCHYCALARNLQMLGAFAHLSGVKGKTGFARHIPRALQTLKKSLDRFKDAEFPRLKAAVGEVAL